A single region of the Streptomyces sp. ITFR-16 genome encodes:
- a CDS encoding transposase translates to MAGVITASEPSWIGPFTGLSPRQFSKLITALRREGADPVRKGRLWSLPLEDRVLLVAAYWRTNLTLRQIAPLFGISKSAADRIAGHLGPALAPQPRRRFRKTTVLIVDGTLVPTRDRTVAASSKNCRYSTNHQVVIDADTRLVVAVGKPLPGNRDDCLAWQDSGAKAAVGTTPTVIADGGYRGTGLTIPHYRRHRNEELPAWKEDHNASHRKVRARVEHTFAHMKSWKILRDCRLKGDGVHHAMLGIARLHNLTLAG, encoded by the coding sequence GTGGCTGGTGTGATCACGGCGTCGGAGCCCTCCTGGATAGGCCCGTTCACCGGGCTGAGCCCCCGGCAGTTCAGCAAGTTGATCACCGCGTTGCGGCGTGAGGGAGCCGATCCGGTCCGCAAGGGCCGGCTGTGGTCGCTGCCGTTGGAGGACCGGGTGCTGCTGGTGGCCGCGTACTGGCGCACCAACCTCACCCTGCGCCAGATCGCTCCGCTGTTCGGCATATCCAAGTCTGCGGCCGACCGGATCGCCGGCCACCTCGGACCAGCTCTCGCCCCTCAGCCCCGACGACGGTTCCGCAAGACCACCGTGCTGATCGTGGACGGCACCCTGGTCCCCACCCGGGACCGGACCGTGGCCGCCTCCAGCAAGAACTGCCGCTACTCCACCAACCACCAGGTCGTCATCGACGCCGACACCCGCCTCGTGGTCGCCGTCGGCAAGCCTCTGCCCGGCAACCGCGACGACTGCCTGGCCTGGCAGGACTCCGGAGCGAAGGCCGCCGTCGGCACCACCCCCACGGTGATCGCCGACGGCGGCTACCGCGGCACCGGCCTCACCATCCCGCACTATCGCCGCCACAGAAACGAGGAACTGCCGGCCTGGAAGGAGGACCACAACGCCTCCCACCGCAAGGTCCGGGCCCGCGTCGAGCACACCTTCGCCCACATGAAGAGCTGGAAGATCCTCCGCGACTGCCGCCTCAAAGGCGACGGCGTCCACCACGCCATGCTCGGCATCGCCCGCCTTCACAACCTCACCCTCGCCGGCTGA
- a CDS encoding IS110 family transposase, which translates to MIETGDIDVYLGLDVGKGEHHATAVTPAGKKAFDKRLPNTEPKLRELFAKLQAKHGTVLVVVDQPASIGALPLAVARDMGCPVAYLPGLTMRRIADLYPGEAKTDARDAFIIADAARAMPHTLRSVDLEDETIAELEMIVGFDGDLTGEATRVANRLHGLLTQIHPSLERVLGPRLQHPAVLTLLERFGSPAQIRKAGRRRLITLLRPKAPRMAERLVEDIFTALDEQTVVVPGTDAAALIVPSLAASLAAVLDQRKLLAGRIEELLESHPLSQVLISMPGIGIRTGARILIEVGDGSSFPSAAHLAAYAGLAPATRNSGSSIRGEQPSRRGNKQLKRAFFLSAFAALGDPASRAYYDKKIGQGKHHTQALLCLARRRADVLFAMLRDGTFYQPQHAQPA; encoded by the coding sequence GTGATCGAGACCGGCGACATCGACGTCTATCTCGGCCTGGACGTCGGCAAGGGCGAACACCACGCCACCGCCGTGACCCCGGCCGGGAAGAAGGCGTTCGACAAGCGCCTGCCCAACACCGAACCGAAGCTCCGCGAGCTGTTCGCGAAACTCCAGGCCAAGCACGGGACGGTGCTGGTCGTGGTCGACCAGCCGGCCTCGATCGGAGCTCTGCCGCTGGCGGTCGCCCGGGACATGGGCTGCCCCGTCGCCTACCTGCCCGGCCTGACGATGCGGCGGATCGCCGACCTCTACCCCGGCGAGGCCAAGACCGACGCGAGGGACGCGTTCATCATCGCGGACGCCGCCCGCGCGATGCCTCACACCTTGCGCTCGGTCGACCTCGAAGACGAGACGATCGCCGAACTGGAGATGATCGTCGGCTTCGACGGCGACCTGACCGGTGAGGCCACCCGCGTCGCGAACCGGCTCCACGGCCTGCTGACCCAGATCCACCCGTCCCTGGAACGGGTCCTGGGCCCGCGACTGCAGCACCCGGCCGTCCTGACCCTGCTGGAACGGTTCGGGTCACCGGCCCAGATCCGCAAGGCAGGCCGCCGGCGGCTGATCACGCTGCTGCGGCCGAAGGCACCCCGCATGGCCGAGCGCCTGGTCGAGGACATATTCACCGCGCTGGACGAGCAGACCGTGGTGGTCCCCGGCACCGACGCGGCCGCGCTGATCGTCCCGAGCCTGGCCGCCTCGCTCGCCGCCGTCCTCGACCAGCGCAAGCTCCTCGCCGGCCGGATCGAGGAACTGCTGGAGTCCCACCCTCTTTCCCAGGTCCTGATCTCGATGCCGGGCATCGGGATCAGGACCGGAGCCAGGATCCTCATCGAGGTCGGCGACGGCAGCAGTTTCCCCTCCGCAGCCCACCTCGCCGCCTACGCCGGACTCGCCCCGGCGACCCGCAACTCAGGCTCCTCGATCCGAGGCGAACAACCCTCCCGCAGAGGGAACAAGCAGCTCAAACGGGCCTTCTTCCTGTCCGCGTTCGCCGCCCTGGGAGACCCGGCATCCCGGGCCTACTACGACAAGAAGATCGGCCAGGGCAAACACCACACCCAAGCCCTCCTCTGCCTCGCAAGACGACGAGCCGACGTCCTCTTCGCGATGCTCCGCGACGGCACCTTCTATCAGCCCCAACACGCCCAACCAGCTTGA
- a CDS encoding low temperature requirement protein A: MTGRDSKESHRVATPLELLFDLTFVVAVGTANSRFAELLGEGHSSQAVFAFLLAMFAISIAWISFTWFASAFGTDDWLYRALTMVQMIGVVVFALGIPALFHSVDEGDHLELRVMVLGYIVMRIAMVLQWWRVSRESPSFRKAGRANILWILIAQVCWVVVGFAHLPLLVVIISVVVIGTLELLLPRFAQGGAGDTPWHPHHIAERYSLFTIIVLGESVVGTVASSGDLLGGADGAQWTGNAAAVVIAGVGLTFGMWWVYFATPFGDILAHRRRRGYLFGYGHIPVFISIAGVGAGLHVAGLHLEHHAHLGGTAVVLSLALPAALYLLMVYLLHTLLLSATDRFHLLLISLTLVVLAAAVLLSAAGVSVAVCLLVVMLAPFITVIGYETIGYHHQQQMLGELRTRD; encoded by the coding sequence ATGACCGGACGCGACTCCAAGGAGTCCCACCGGGTCGCCACACCGTTGGAGCTCTTGTTCGATCTGACGTTCGTCGTCGCTGTCGGCACGGCCAACTCCCGCTTCGCTGAACTGCTCGGCGAGGGGCACTCCTCACAGGCCGTCTTTGCGTTCCTCCTCGCCATGTTCGCGATCAGCATCGCGTGGATCAGCTTCACCTGGTTCGCCTCCGCCTTCGGCACGGACGACTGGCTCTACCGGGCTCTGACGATGGTCCAGATGATCGGCGTCGTCGTGTTCGCGCTCGGCATCCCCGCGCTGTTCCACTCCGTCGACGAGGGCGACCACCTGGAGCTGCGGGTGATGGTCCTCGGATACATCGTGATGCGCATCGCGATGGTGCTCCAGTGGTGGCGTGTCTCCCGGGAATCCCCCTCCTTTCGCAAGGCAGGCAGAGCGAACATCCTCTGGATCCTGATTGCCCAGGTCTGCTGGGTGGTCGTGGGGTTCGCGCATCTGCCGCTCCTGGTCGTCATCATCTCCGTCGTCGTGATCGGCACCCTGGAGCTGCTCCTGCCGAGGTTCGCGCAGGGAGGGGCCGGCGACACGCCCTGGCATCCTCACCACATCGCCGAGCGCTACAGCCTGTTCACGATCATCGTGCTCGGCGAGAGCGTGGTCGGCACCGTAGCTTCCTCGGGCGATCTCCTCGGCGGCGCGGACGGGGCACAGTGGACCGGCAACGCCGCTGCCGTCGTCATCGCCGGTGTCGGACTGACCTTCGGAATGTGGTGGGTCTACTTCGCCACACCGTTCGGCGACATCCTCGCCCACCGCCGCAGGCGCGGATACCTCTTCGGCTACGGCCACATCCCCGTCTTCATCAGCATCGCGGGGGTCGGAGCGGGGCTCCACGTGGCCGGACTGCACCTGGAACACCACGCGCATCTCGGCGGGACCGCCGTCGTACTGTCCCTGGCCCTGCCGGCCGCGCTCTACCTGCTCATGGTCTACCTGCTCCACACCCTGCTCTTGTCGGCGACGGACCGGTTCCACCTTCTGCTGATCTCACTCACCCTCGTCGTGCTGGCTGCTGCGGTACTCCTGTCAGCCGCGGGGGTCTCCGTCGCGGTGTGCCTGCTCGTGGTCATGCTCGCCCCCTTCATCACCGTGATCGGCTACGAGACCATCGGCTACCACCACCAGCAACAGATGCTCGGCGAACTGCGCACTCGAGACTGA
- a CDS encoding zinc-binding dehydrogenase, which yields MTPKAALTALAFENSFSAQGGHAEYIAITAGGTVLLPDGLSYEDAAPMMCAGYTTWSGLRDASPQPHEKVAVVGIGGLGHVALQLAKASGFETIAITHSPDKHELAARLGADHVVANGEELRDLGGTDVLLITTNAFDAAEGAMTGLRPDGRVVLSGLDFTRPFSISSEGVPFHMMRQQVIGSTHGGQHYLSEVLDLAAKGKVKPITETFPLDRATDAYDRLSSGRMRFRGVLTPHA from the coding sequence GTGACCCCAAAGGCAGCGCTCACAGCCCTCGCCTTTGAAAACAGCTTCTCAGCGCAGGGCGGCCACGCGGAGTACATCGCCATCACGGCCGGGGGAACGGTGCTGCTGCCCGACGGCTTGTCCTACGAGGACGCGGCTCCGATGATGTGCGCCGGGTACACCACGTGGAGCGGTCTGCGGGACGCTTCCCCGCAGCCGCACGAGAAGGTCGCTGTCGTGGGCATCGGCGGGCTGGGGCACGTGGCCCTGCAGCTGGCCAAGGCATCCGGATTCGAGACCATCGCGATCACGCACTCCCCGGACAAGCACGAACTGGCTGCCCGGCTCGGTGCCGACCACGTCGTCGCCAATGGCGAGGAGCTGCGGGATCTGGGCGGGACGGACGTCCTGCTGATCACCACCAACGCCTTCGACGCAGCGGAAGGAGCGATGACCGGCCTGCGCCCCGACGGCCGTGTCGTCCTGAGCGGTCTGGACTTCACCCGGCCGTTCTCCATCTCCTCCGAGGGCGTGCCGTTCCACATGATGCGCCAGCAGGTCATCGGCTCCACCCACGGTGGCCAGCACTACCTGTCCGAGGTCCTTGACCTCGCCGCCAAGGGCAAGGTCAAGCCGATCACGGAGACCTTCCCGCTCGATCGGGCCACCGACGCCTATGACCGGCTCTCCTCGGGCAGGATGCGCTTCCGCGGCGTACTCACCCCGCACGCCTGA
- a CDS encoding IS5 family transposase: MRERRYPSDMTDHEWALIEPLLPLPASETPLGGRPEKHPRREIVDAIRYVVDTGCKWRALPADFPPWRTVWGFMARWAAAGVIGQIRDALAGRIRREMGRGPRAVATIIDSQSVKAASTVGKDSRGYDAGKKINGRKRHMVVDTKGLPLMVMVTPADLHDSAAAKEVLFRLRLTHPEITLVWADRAYAGKLVTWAKKYLNLTIKTISRPKDTTGFVVLPRRWVVERSLAWMMNARRHARDYERLIQHSETLITWAAITLMTRRLATIMGRRHSAGPAAGV; encoded by the coding sequence ATGCGTGAACGCCGCTATCCCTCGGACATGACAGATCACGAGTGGGCGCTGATCGAACCGCTCCTTCCGCTGCCCGCGAGTGAGACACCGCTGGGAGGCCGGCCGGAGAAGCACCCCCGCCGGGAGATCGTCGACGCGATCCGCTACGTCGTCGACACCGGCTGCAAATGGAGGGCCCTACCTGCGGACTTCCCGCCCTGGAGAACCGTTTGGGGGTTCATGGCCCGCTGGGCGGCGGCCGGGGTCATCGGCCAGATCCGTGACGCACTCGCGGGGCGGATCCGCCGGGAGATGGGCAGAGGCCCCAGAGCCGTCGCCACGATCATCGACTCCCAGTCGGTCAAGGCGGCCTCGACCGTCGGGAAGGACAGCCGCGGCTACGACGCGGGCAAAAAGATCAACGGACGCAAACGGCACATGGTGGTCGACACCAAGGGCCTGCCGCTGATGGTCATGGTCACCCCCGCGGACCTCCACGACTCCGCCGCCGCGAAGGAAGTCCTCTTCCGCCTCCGTCTCACCCATCCCGAAATCACGCTCGTCTGGGCCGACCGCGCTTACGCGGGCAAGCTCGTGACCTGGGCTAAGAAGTATCTGAACCTCACGATCAAGACGATCTCCCGGCCCAAGGACACCACCGGATTCGTCGTCCTTCCCCGCCGCTGGGTCGTCGAACGATCACTCGCCTGGATGATGAACGCCCGCCGCCATGCCCGCGACTACGAGCGGCTCATCCAGCACTCGGAAACGCTCATCACCTGGGCCGCCATCACCCTCATGACCAGACGCCTGGCCACGATCATGGGACGTCGTCACTCAGCAGGGCCTGCGGCCGGCGTCTGA
- a CDS encoding IS3 family transposase, which translates to MNDTYAFIEAEKTTHGVAFLCRLLKVARSSFYAWLAAAKPRAARRAADQVLVHEITVIHIGSRQTYGVPRVHGELRRLGRRVNRKRVARLMREHGIQGVTRRRRRSLTRPDKKARPAPDLIGRDFHAETPGTKLVGDITALPTAEGWLYLACWLDLATREIVGYSMADHHRADLVVDALDMAHGRGGLQPGCVIHSDRGSEYTSTRFRYRIRDLGLRQSCGRTGSCFDNAAAESFWALLKEEIGTRVWPDRATARADVFDFIETFYNRRRLRRHKVFGYLTPAETRQRHRHTLAA; encoded by the coding sequence GTGAACGACACGTACGCGTTCATCGAAGCGGAGAAGACCACCCACGGCGTCGCCTTCCTCTGCCGCCTGCTCAAGGTGGCCCGCTCCTCGTTCTACGCCTGGCTCGCCGCGGCGAAGCCCCGGGCCGCCCGCCGGGCCGCCGACCAGGTCCTCGTGCACGAGATCACCGTGATCCACATCGGGTCGCGCCAGACCTATGGCGTCCCGCGCGTCCATGGCGAACTGCGGCGTCTGGGACGGCGGGTGAACCGCAAGCGGGTCGCCCGCCTGATGCGCGAACACGGCATCCAGGGCGTCACCCGCCGCAGGCGCCGTTCGCTGACCAGGCCGGACAAGAAGGCCAGGCCGGCCCCGGACCTGATCGGCCGCGACTTCCACGCCGAGACACCCGGCACGAAACTGGTCGGCGACATCACCGCCCTGCCGACCGCCGAGGGCTGGCTCTACCTCGCCTGCTGGCTCGACCTGGCCACCCGCGAGATCGTCGGCTACTCGATGGCAGACCACCACCGCGCCGATCTCGTCGTCGATGCACTCGACATGGCCCACGGCCGCGGTGGACTGCAACCCGGCTGCGTGATCCACAGCGACCGCGGCAGCGAATACACCTCCACCCGATTCCGGTACCGAATAAGGGATTTGGGCCTTCGGCAAAGCTGCGGACGGACCGGATCTTGCTTCGACAACGCCGCCGCGGAGAGTTTCTGGGCCCTGCTCAAAGAAGAGATCGGCACCCGCGTCTGGCCCGACCGGGCCACCGCCCGTGCCGACGTCTTCGACTTCATCGAAACGTTCTACAACCGCCGCCGACTGCGCAGACACAAGGTCTTCGGCTACCTCACCCCGGCCGAGACCCGCCAACGACACCGACACACCCTCGCGGCATAA
- a CDS encoding transposase, whose amino-acid sequence MGSKYTKRYTAVFKRDAIALVDSTGRTVTAVARELGVSSESLRGWYRQAKADRGEGAPGELTTAEREELKRLRRQNAEQAKTIEVLRKAAVFFAKESDR is encoded by the coding sequence GTGGGAAGCAAGTACACGAAGCGGTACACCGCGGTGTTCAAGAGGGACGCCATTGCGCTCGTCGACTCCACGGGCAGGACGGTCACCGCCGTCGCCCGGGAGCTCGGCGTCAGCTCGGAGTCCCTGCGCGGCTGGTACCGCCAGGCCAAGGCCGACCGTGGCGAGGGCGCCCCCGGCGAGCTCACGACCGCCGAGCGCGAGGAGCTCAAGCGCCTGCGCCGGCAGAACGCCGAACAGGCCAAGACGATCGAGGTCCTGCGAAAAGCCGCGGTCTTCTTCGCGAAGGAGAGCGATCGGTGA
- a CDS encoding IS5 family transposase (programmed frameshift): MGTRPWIVDDELWALVEPLLPPWPERSPGPRPVSDRLCLQGILYNDIAWQLLPLELGFGSGQTCWRRLERWQEAGVFDQLRRVPLSELNAAGELDWSRACVDGPHPREKGGADTGPSPVDRRKTGSEHHLIRDGRGTPLKVITTAANVNDVTQTLALVDGIPPVAGRPGRPRRRPEALLGDKGYDSNPNRDELRRRRILPVISRKGSPNIKGIGKLRYVVEQTFALLHHFKRVAVRWERRTELHDAFVSLACSLICYRRLKKARS, translated from the exons GTGGGTACCCGACCGTGGATCGTGGACGATGAGTTGTGGGCTCTGGTCGAGCCGTTGCTGCCGCCGTGGCCGGAGCGGTCTCCGGGGCCGAGGCCGGTGTCGGACCGGCTCTGCCTCCAGGGCATCCTGTACAACGACATAGCCTGGCAACTGCTGCCGCTGGAGCTGGGTTTCGGCTCGGGGCAGACGTGCTGGCGCCGGCTGGAGCGGTGGCAGGAAGCGGGAGTCTTCGACCAGTTGCGTCGGGTCCCGCTCTCCGAGCTGAACGCGGCCGGCGAACTCGACTGGTCGCGTGCGTGTGTGGACGGT CCACATCCGCGCGAAAAAGGGGGCGCCGACACCGGTCCGTCGCCGGTCGACCGGCGGAAGACGGGCAGCGAGCACCACCTGATCCGCGACGGACGCGGTACCCCGCTCAAGGTCATCACGACCGCGGCCAACGTCAACGACGTCACTCAGACCCTCGCACTGGTCGACGGCATTCCACCCGTCGCAGGCCGCCCCGGCCGGCCCCGCCGACGACCGGAGGCCCTGCTCGGCGACAAAGGCTACGACTCCAACCCCAACCGCGACGAGCTCCGTCGCCGACGAATCCTGCCGGTCATCTCCCGCAAGGGATCACCCAACATCAAGGGCATCGGCAAGCTCCGCTACGTCGTCGAGCAGACCTTCGCCCTGCTCCACCACTTCAAACGCGTCGCTGTGCGCTGGGAACGCCGCACCGAACTCCACGACGCCTTCGTCTCCCTCGCCTGCAGCCTCATCTGCTACCGACGCCTCAAGAAGGCCCGGTCATGA